In Carya illinoinensis cultivar Pawnee chromosome 6, C.illinoinensisPawnee_v1, whole genome shotgun sequence, a single genomic region encodes these proteins:
- the LOC122312341 gene encoding probable signal peptidase complex subunit 1, which translates to MDWQGQKLAEQLMQILLLAFAVVAFATGYISGSFQMMVLIYAVGVVLTTLVTVPNWPFFNRHPLKWLDPSEAEKHPKPQEAVSAKKKPAKK; encoded by the coding sequence ATGGATTGGCAAGGGCAAAAGCTAGCGGAGCAGCTGATGCAGATATTGCTCTTGGCATTCGCGGTGGTGGCGTTCGCTACAGGCTATATTTCAGGATCGTTCCAGATGATGGTCCTAATCTACGCTGTCGGTGTGGTTCTGACCACATTGGTGACGGTCCCCAATTGGCCTTTCTTCAATCGCCACCCGCTCAAGTGGTTGGACCCCAGCGAGGCTGAAAAGCATCCGAAGCCGCAGGAGGCCGTGAGTGCCAAGAAGAAACCCGCTAAGAAGTAG